One Microlunatus soli genomic window carries:
- a CDS encoding alpha/beta hydrolase — MAFPTADRHSRRDMLRRAGGTALASTILGGTGWRSAQPARADDLTVVDSRTDDPRLKYYRFATSAIGWDPGVNVLVPADYETSGRRYPVLYLLHGGGTDADFRQWDGRMGIDIRSETSDLPLIVVMPDGGHAGWYSDPTGSAVGPRNWETFHIKQLLPWIDAHFRTVADASGRGVAGYSMGGFGALKYVARHPGEFASVSAHSGPASLRSQNGTMVHWANLSSAAVELGGATVYGVPWNESLVTADNPIEQLDAYRGKRVFLAAGTADAGVPLSDVIQESHVLVSQREFSEAMRAAGVAYHRREHPGGHLVDLGLFRDDLADLADFLDKAG; from the coding sequence GGTACGGCGCTGGCTTCGACGATCCTCGGCGGCACCGGCTGGCGCAGCGCGCAGCCCGCACGCGCCGACGACCTGACGGTGGTGGACAGCAGGACCGATGATCCGCGGCTGAAGTACTACCGGTTCGCCACCTCCGCGATCGGTTGGGACCCAGGCGTCAACGTGCTGGTCCCGGCCGACTACGAGACCAGTGGCCGGCGCTATCCGGTGTTGTATCTGTTGCACGGTGGTGGCACCGATGCCGATTTCCGCCAGTGGGACGGCCGGATGGGCATCGACATCCGATCCGAGACCTCCGACCTTCCGCTGATCGTGGTGATGCCGGACGGCGGACATGCCGGCTGGTACAGCGACCCGACCGGGTCGGCCGTCGGCCCGCGCAACTGGGAGACCTTCCACATCAAGCAACTGCTGCCGTGGATCGACGCCCATTTCCGGACCGTCGCCGACGCTTCCGGGAGGGGAGTCGCCGGCTATTCGATGGGCGGCTTCGGGGCGCTGAAGTACGTCGCACGGCATCCCGGCGAGTTCGCCTCGGTCAGTGCCCACTCCGGTCCGGCGAGTCTGCGTAGTCAGAACGGCACCATGGTGCACTGGGCGAACCTGTCCTCGGCCGCGGTCGAGCTCGGCGGCGCCACCGTGTACGGCGTTCCGTGGAACGAGTCGCTGGTCACCGCGGACAATCCGATCGAGCAGCTCGATGCCTATCGCGGCAAACGCGTCTTCCTGGCAGCCGGCACCGCTGACGCCGGGGTGCCGTTGTCCGACGTGATCCAGGAGAGCCATGTGCTCGTCAGCCAGCGTGAATTCTCCGAGGCGATGCGGGCAGCCGGAGTCGCGTACCACCGACGCGAGCATCCGGGCGGCCATCTGGTCGATCTCGGACTGTTCCGTGACGATCTGGCCGATCTGGCCGACTTCCTCGACAAGGCAGGATGA
- a CDS encoding C39 family peptidase — protein MITMHDNRRLPSRRQFLLGSVAASTLALPVAASARVLPIGTAAAAPASEPKHTPQAQRVPQWAMRSTTGGVRTRVAQQTAQARAEGNVVVDIDFEYQQTSYWCGPAATRIALSARGVAVTQQQMADELPTSENGTDWIGQVTAVLAKYVGWYETTEMPDDPPTQAQREKLWNDVTTDLDQGYPLVTNIVAPPSNHPPGYPSDQTIWHYFTVIGYNPDNQDVLIADPAGFAPTETYWLTFEQLATLIPPKGYSA, from the coding sequence ATGATCACGATGCACGACAATCGCCGTCTTCCGTCCCGACGACAGTTCCTGCTCGGCAGCGTCGCCGCGTCGACGCTTGCGCTGCCGGTCGCCGCGTCGGCGCGGGTGCTGCCGATCGGGACGGCGGCCGCAGCACCGGCGTCCGAGCCCAAGCACACCCCACAGGCTCAGCGGGTCCCGCAATGGGCGATGCGCAGCACCACCGGAGGCGTCCGTACCCGTGTCGCGCAGCAGACGGCGCAAGCACGTGCCGAGGGCAATGTCGTGGTCGACATCGACTTCGAATATCAGCAGACCTCGTACTGGTGCGGTCCGGCGGCGACCCGGATCGCCTTGTCCGCCCGCGGGGTCGCTGTCACCCAGCAGCAGATGGCCGACGAGTTGCCCACCAGCGAGAACGGAACCGACTGGATCGGTCAGGTCACCGCCGTCCTGGCCAAGTACGTCGGATGGTACGAGACCACCGAGATGCCGGACGATCCGCCGACCCAGGCCCAGCGGGAGAAGCTCTGGAACGACGTCACCACCGATCTCGATCAGGGCTATCCGCTGGTCACCAACATCGTCGCCCCTCCGAGCAACCATCCGCCGGGCTATCCGAGCGACCAGACGATCTGGCACTACTTCACCGTGATCGGTTACAACCCCGACAACCAGGACGTACTGATCGCCGACCCGGCCGGCTTCGCTCCCACCGAGACCTACTGGCTGACCTTCGAGCAGTTGGCGACCCTGATCCCGCCGAAGGGCTACAGCGCCTGA
- a CDS encoding glycoside hydrolase family 76 protein, which translates to MMIGKHRPHRLRNGVIGLIALLVGLVPATTAVTARADVPEDSGATATARARVAADVLMGSYEPVKAWFPSSWWNSAVALQTIGDYMQRTGDRRYLPQLDNTFEKDKGVFPPGYLSGDPLLGNFTSRAIDDSEWWGLTWIQAYDLTGDRKYLDMAVTIAEFVNDYWDDTCGGGVWWNGERTYKNAVTNGLWIRLTAELHNRIDGDTQWLKKSRAGWDWLMDSGMINSDGLVNDGLNDDCTSNGQTVYSYNQGLAIGAGLELWRATGDDQLLATSRRLADAALTSSELTTDGILTESCDVADRSCDDNGKQFKGIFMRYVMDLADTTHADRYEAFVQRQADSIWTTDRDAADRLGERWAGGAGDGEHPNAFDWRTQASALSALIAAVPEPAPTRSLAATMDPAQPVVMPAATGATRIKINLGVSGTAAGKRPMQVTADVTGPKGWQITPKSSSVALRTDGSRTPAYGSIAVDVTVPADAADGHHTVRATVTADPRLTFTAEADVLVAHSIDFDTGTAAEDPWLYDADGSQSSGPQNRFADGNSYFVYRFPLPADTKAATAKLTIDNEYTVQAGPDGTDWTTVLKETEQIHDGQNKATHEIDLAPYLGTDKAVYLKVSDSFPDDGWGGRLSHLSVDITGAG; encoded by the coding sequence ATGATGATCGGGAAGCACCGGCCGCACCGTCTTCGCAACGGGGTGATCGGACTGATCGCACTCCTTGTCGGGCTGGTCCCGGCGACAACGGCGGTCACGGCGCGGGCCGACGTGCCCGAGGACTCCGGGGCGACCGCGACCGCAAGAGCCCGGGTGGCGGCCGACGTGTTGATGGGCTCCTACGAACCGGTCAAGGCCTGGTTCCCCTCCAGCTGGTGGAACTCCGCGGTCGCCCTGCAGACCATCGGCGACTACATGCAACGCACCGGTGATCGCCGCTACCTGCCGCAACTGGACAACACCTTCGAGAAGGACAAGGGTGTTTTCCCGCCCGGCTATCTGTCCGGGGATCCGCTGCTCGGGAACTTCACCAGTCGGGCCATCGACGATTCCGAATGGTGGGGGCTGACCTGGATCCAGGCCTACGACCTGACCGGTGATCGGAAGTATCTGGACATGGCCGTCACGATCGCCGAGTTCGTCAACGATTACTGGGATGACACCTGCGGTGGCGGCGTGTGGTGGAACGGTGAGCGGACCTACAAGAACGCGGTGACCAACGGGCTGTGGATCCGGCTGACTGCGGAGCTGCACAACAGGATCGACGGCGATACCCAATGGCTGAAGAAGTCCCGGGCCGGTTGGGACTGGCTGATGGACAGCGGCATGATCAACTCCGACGGTCTGGTCAACGACGGACTGAACGACGACTGCACCAGCAACGGCCAGACCGTCTACAGCTACAACCAGGGGCTGGCGATCGGCGCCGGACTGGAGCTGTGGCGGGCCACCGGTGATGATCAACTGCTGGCCACCTCGCGCCGGTTGGCCGACGCCGCTCTGACGTCGTCGGAGCTGACCACCGACGGCATCCTCACCGAGTCCTGCGATGTCGCGGACCGGAGCTGTGATGACAACGGCAAGCAGTTCAAGGGCATCTTCATGCGTTACGTGATGGATCTCGCCGACACCACGCACGCCGACCGGTACGAGGCCTTCGTCCAGCGGCAGGCGGACAGCATCTGGACCACCGACCGCGACGCAGCGGATCGACTCGGCGAACGGTGGGCCGGTGGCGCCGGTGACGGTGAACACCCCAACGCCTTCGACTGGCGGACCCAGGCCAGCGCGTTGAGTGCGTTGATCGCGGCCGTGCCGGAGCCGGCGCCGACCCGTTCACTGGCCGCAACGATGGACCCGGCCCAACCGGTGGTGATGCCGGCAGCGACCGGCGCGACCCGGATCAAGATCAATCTCGGCGTCTCCGGGACCGCGGCGGGCAAGCGTCCGATGCAGGTCACGGCAGACGTGACGGGGCCGAAGGGCTGGCAGATCACGCCGAAGAGTTCCTCGGTGGCGCTGCGCACCGACGGCAGCCGGACGCCCGCGTACGGCAGCATCGCCGTCGACGTCACGGTGCCTGCCGATGCCGCCGACGGACACCACACCGTACGAGCCACGGTGACCGCCGATCCGCGGCTGACGTTCACCGCCGAGGCCGACGTGCTGGTCGCGCACAGCATCGACTTCGATACCGGTACGGCCGCGGAGGACCCGTGGTTGTACGACGCCGACGGATCGCAGAGCAGTGGTCCGCAGAACCGGTTCGCCGACGGCAACAGTTACTTCGTCTACCGCTTCCCGTTGCCGGCCGACACCAAGGCTGCCACTGCGAAGTTGACCATCGACAACGAGTACACCGTCCAGGCAGGACCGGACGGGACCGACTGGACGACAGTGCTGAAAGAGACCGAACAGATCCACGACGGCCAGAACAAGGCCACCCACGAGATCGACCTCGCGCCCTATCTCGGGACCGACAAGGCGGTCTACCTCAAGGTGTCCGATTCCTTTCCCGACGACGGTTGGGGAGGACGACTCTCGCACCTGAGTGTCGACATCACCGGCGCCGGCTGA
- a CDS encoding FAD-binding monooxygenase — protein MQFHHHGYVSGDPRIQPAAGCGVDRPDELPAEVDVLIVGSGPAGMIAAAQLAQFDDIVTRMVERRPGRLEIGQADGIQARSVETFQAFGFANRIIDEAYRITEMCFWKPDPQLPENIVRAARTPDDPTGISEFPHLIVNQARVLDYFAEVARNAPTRSVPDYGWEFVTLQVADDDDHPVIATLERTAGPDAGSRRTIRARYVIGCDGARSRVRESIGRELVGDRANHAWGVMDVLAETDFPDIRTKCAIQSHDGGSILLIPREGNYLFRMYVDLGEVTGKDGGDVRHTSQQEVEARANRILHPYTLTVKEVCWRSVYEVGHRLTDKFDDVPAELTGTRSPRVFITGDACHTHSAKAGQGMNVSLQDGWNIAWKLGHVLQGRASAALLDTYSAERQVIAQNLIDFDRQWSSLMAAKPDELSDPTELETFYVKTAEFPAGLMTQYPPSMIIDGAARQQLATGFPLGKRFRSNVVTRVCDANPVHLGHHHRADGRWRIYVFADRPRAGEDSRATAFADWISTSPQSPVVAYTPAGADVDAWFDVKIIYQQPYDDVDLGRVPAAYRPKVGPFSVVDHELVYAADPADDIFDSRGVDRDGVLVVVRPDHYVADVLSLDDSAALADFFARIFPVDKGTPASAGESVPIS, from the coding sequence GTGCAGTTCCACCACCACGGCTACGTCTCGGGTGATCCGCGGATCCAGCCGGCTGCCGGCTGCGGCGTGGACCGCCCCGACGAGTTGCCTGCCGAGGTCGACGTGTTGATCGTCGGCAGCGGGCCCGCCGGCATGATCGCCGCGGCACAGCTCGCCCAGTTCGACGACATCGTCACCCGGATGGTCGAACGCAGACCCGGCCGGCTGGAGATCGGCCAGGCCGACGGAATCCAGGCCCGCAGTGTGGAGACGTTCCAGGCCTTCGGCTTCGCCAATCGGATCATCGACGAGGCCTACCGGATCACCGAGATGTGCTTCTGGAAGCCCGATCCGCAGCTTCCGGAGAATATCGTGCGCGCCGCCAGGACACCGGACGACCCGACCGGGATCAGCGAGTTCCCGCACCTGATCGTCAACCAGGCCAGGGTTCTGGACTACTTCGCCGAAGTCGCCCGGAACGCTCCGACCCGATCGGTGCCGGACTACGGCTGGGAATTCGTCACTCTGCAGGTCGCCGACGATGATGATCATCCGGTGATCGCCACCCTGGAACGCACCGCCGGCCCGGATGCCGGCAGCAGGCGCACGATCCGCGCCCGGTACGTGATCGGCTGCGACGGTGCCCGGAGCAGGGTCCGCGAGTCGATCGGCCGGGAACTGGTCGGTGACCGGGCCAACCATGCCTGGGGTGTGATGGACGTCCTGGCCGAGACCGACTTCCCCGACATCCGGACCAAGTGCGCGATCCAGTCCCACGACGGCGGAAGCATCCTGCTGATCCCGCGGGAGGGCAACTATCTGTTCCGGATGTACGTCGATCTCGGCGAGGTCACCGGGAAGGACGGCGGCGACGTCCGACACACGTCGCAACAGGAGGTGGAGGCACGGGCCAACCGGATCCTGCATCCCTACACGCTGACCGTCAAGGAGGTCTGCTGGCGCAGCGTGTACGAGGTGGGTCACCGACTGACCGACAAGTTCGACGACGTCCCGGCCGAGCTCACCGGGACCCGCAGCCCGCGGGTGTTCATCACCGGCGACGCCTGCCACACCCACAGCGCCAAGGCGGGCCAGGGCATGAACGTGTCACTGCAGGACGGCTGGAACATCGCCTGGAAACTCGGCCACGTCCTCCAGGGGCGAGCGTCGGCAGCACTGTTGGACACCTACTCGGCCGAACGCCAGGTGATCGCCCAGAACCTGATCGACTTCGATCGGCAGTGGTCCAGCCTGATGGCCGCCAAGCCGGACGAGCTGTCCGATCCCACCGAGCTGGAGACCTTCTACGTCAAGACCGCGGAGTTCCCGGCCGGACTGATGACGCAGTACCCGCCGTCGATGATCATCGACGGTGCGGCGCGACAGCAGTTGGCGACCGGATTCCCACTGGGCAAGCGATTCAGGAGTAACGTCGTCACTCGGGTGTGTGATGCCAACCCGGTCCACCTGGGCCACCATCACCGGGCCGACGGACGATGGCGGATCTACGTCTTCGCCGACCGGCCGCGGGCCGGCGAGGACTCCAGGGCTACCGCGTTCGCCGACTGGATCTCGACCTCGCCGCAGTCCCCGGTGGTCGCCTACACCCCGGCCGGTGCCGATGTCGACGCCTGGTTCGACGTCAAGATCATCTATCAACAGCCGTACGACGACGTCGATCTCGGCCGGGTGCCGGCGGCCTATCGGCCCAAGGTCGGCCCGTTCTCCGTGGTCGATCACGAACTGGTGTACGCGGCCGACCCGGCCGACGACATCTTCGACAGTCGAGGCGTCGACCGGGACGGCGTGCTCGTCGTCGTCCGACCCGATCACTACGTAGCCGACGTGCTGAGTCTGGACGACTCGGCAGCACTGGCCGACTTCTTCGCCCGGATCTTCCCTGTCGACAAGGGAACTCCGGCCAGTGCCGGCGAGTCGGTCCCGATCAGTTGA
- the asnB gene encoding asparagine synthase (glutamine-hydrolyzing): MCGITGWVGYDHDLSTSTVIDTMTETMACRGPDAAGTWLSPRAALGHRRLSIIDLETGDQPMTADTPNGPVTIVYSGETYNFAELRRELSGRGHRFRTSSDTEVVLHSYLEWGADLVDRLNGMFAFAIWDSRTEKLILARDRMGIKPLYYYPTADGVLFGSEPKAILANPLAEPVVGPDGLREAFTMIKTPGHAIWEGMAEVIPGTLITVDRQGLRSHTYWRLETRRHPDDLDGTVTHVRDLLDDIIGRQLVADVPRCTLLSGGLDSSALTAIAAQQLAAEGERVRSFAVDFSGQEENYQATEFRPTPDAPFVRDVAKQSQTEHADIVLDTADLADPAVRRSVISARDLPTGLGDMDLSLLLLFKAVREHSTVALSGESADEVFGGYRQFFSPVAREGTTFPWLAEFGKYADRTSSLWNESLLGSLDLRGYTADGYASAVTEIERLDGEDDLEWQMRKISYLHLTRFVRVLLDRKDRMSMAVGLEVRVPFCDHRLVEYVYNAPWAFKNYDGREKSLLRGATRDVLPRSVADRVKSPYPSTQDESYATALREQAGDLLGTPNHPVFDLVDSDRLSTLVGRADNPSMFGRMGLERTLDLAVWFDLYRPAIKIN, from the coding sequence GTGTGTGGAATCACCGGATGGGTCGGCTACGACCACGACCTCAGCACCAGCACTGTCATCGACACGATGACGGAGACGATGGCCTGCCGCGGTCCAGACGCGGCCGGCACCTGGTTGTCGCCACGCGCGGCGCTCGGGCATCGCCGGCTGTCGATCATCGACCTGGAGACCGGCGACCAGCCGATGACCGCCGACACCCCGAACGGTCCGGTGACCATCGTCTACTCCGGCGAGACGTACAACTTCGCCGAACTCCGTCGCGAGCTGTCCGGCCGTGGGCATCGGTTCCGGACCAGCTCGGACACCGAGGTGGTGCTGCACAGCTATCTGGAATGGGGCGCCGATCTGGTCGACCGGCTGAACGGCATGTTCGCGTTCGCGATCTGGGACAGCCGGACCGAAAAGCTGATCTTGGCCCGGGACCGGATGGGGATCAAGCCGCTCTACTACTACCCGACCGCCGACGGCGTGCTGTTCGGCTCGGAGCCCAAGGCGATCCTGGCCAATCCGCTGGCCGAGCCGGTGGTCGGTCCGGACGGGTTGCGTGAGGCGTTCACCATGATCAAGACCCCCGGTCACGCGATCTGGGAGGGGATGGCGGAGGTGATCCCTGGGACATTGATCACCGTCGATCGCCAAGGACTGCGCAGTCACACCTACTGGCGGCTGGAGACCCGACGACATCCCGATGATCTGGACGGCACCGTCACCCACGTCCGGGACCTGCTCGACGACATCATCGGTCGTCAGCTGGTCGCCGACGTGCCGCGGTGCACCTTGTTGTCGGGCGGCTTGGACTCCTCCGCGCTGACCGCGATCGCCGCCCAGCAGCTCGCTGCCGAGGGTGAGCGGGTCCGCAGCTTCGCCGTCGACTTCAGCGGGCAGGAGGAGAACTACCAGGCCACCGAGTTCCGGCCGACGCCGGACGCGCCTTTCGTCCGGGATGTAGCCAAGCAGTCGCAGACCGAGCACGCCGACATCGTGCTCGACACGGCCGACCTCGCCGATCCCGCCGTCCGCCGGTCGGTGATCAGCGCTCGCGATCTGCCGACCGGGCTCGGCGACATGGACCTGTCGCTGTTGCTGCTGTTCAAGGCCGTCCGCGAGCATTCCACGGTGGCACTGTCCGGTGAGTCGGCCGATGAGGTGTTCGGCGGCTATCGCCAGTTCTTCTCCCCCGTCGCGCGCGAGGGGACCACCTTCCCGTGGCTGGCCGAATTCGGCAAGTACGCCGACCGGACATCCTCGCTGTGGAACGAGAGTCTGCTGGGTTCGCTCGATCTGCGCGGCTACACCGCCGACGGCTACGCCTCCGCAGTCACCGAGATCGAACGGCTCGACGGCGAGGACGACCTGGAATGGCAGATGCGCAAGATCAGCTATCTGCATCTGACCCGCTTCGTCCGGGTGCTGCTGGACCGCAAGGACCGGATGTCGATGGCGGTCGGCCTCGAGGTCAGGGTGCCGTTCTGCGATCACCGGCTCGTGGAGTACGTCTACAACGCGCCCTGGGCATTCAAGAACTACGACGGCCGGGAGAAGTCGCTGCTCCGTGGTGCGACCAGGGACGTGCTGCCGCGTTCGGTCGCCGACCGGGTCAAGTCGCCCTACCCGTCCACCCAGGACGAGAGCTATGCGACGGCGTTGCGGGAGCAGGCCGGCGATCTGCTCGGCACGCCGAACCATCCGGTTTTCGACCTGGTCGACTCCGACCGGTTGTCCACGCTGGTCGGCCGGGCCGACAATCCGTCGATGTTCGGCCGGATGGGCCTGGAGCGCACCCTGGATCTGGCGGTCTGGTTCGATCTCTACCGACCGGCGATCAAGATCAACTGA
- a CDS encoding TetR/AcrR family transcriptional regulator, whose product MPKIIDPDERRREIVRAACRVIIGQGVAALSLTSVAAESGLAIGSVRHYVGGHDDLRRLTLQIIGDDLMLRLNESARPLIYPGAGLSVAARRRRSLEWLEQLLPMDDDRLAEATIWTAMREAARTDPELAAVMAGIDGRRLALVRRVLGRVRPHWSPAVRAVESRRLSALLRGLTIERVYEPESVTPAQVQRVLRQHLSQLAQARR is encoded by the coding sequence ATGCCCAAGATCATCGACCCCGACGAACGGCGCCGCGAGATCGTCCGAGCAGCGTGCCGGGTGATCATCGGACAGGGGGTGGCGGCGCTGTCGCTGACGTCGGTAGCGGCCGAATCCGGACTGGCGATCGGCTCGGTCCGGCATTATGTCGGTGGCCATGACGACCTGCGGCGGCTGACGCTGCAGATCATCGGCGACGACCTGATGTTGCGCCTCAACGAATCCGCCCGGCCGCTGATCTACCCCGGTGCCGGTCTGTCGGTGGCGGCCCGCCGGCGGCGCAGCCTGGAGTGGTTGGAGCAACTGCTGCCGATGGATGACGACCGGCTGGCCGAGGCGACCATCTGGACGGCGATGCGGGAGGCGGCCAGGACCGATCCGGAACTCGCCGCGGTGATGGCGGGCATCGACGGCCGGCGACTGGCCCTGGTGCGCCGCGTGTTGGGCCGGGTCCGGCCACACTGGAGTCCCGCGGTGCGGGCCGTGGAATCACGACGGCTGTCGGCACTGCTGCGAGGGCTCACGATCGAGCGGGTCTACGAGCCGGAGTCGGTGACCCCGGCCCAGGTCCAGCGGGTGCTGCGCCAACACCTGTCCCAATTGGCCCAGGCACGTCGCTGA
- a CDS encoding carbohydrate ABC transporter permease — protein sequence MITTTEMPAKSTRARGSNIKIMNIVLYVLMIILALTFILPLLWMIGASLKEEGKVLSTPPTLFPLHPQWSNYAQVFDVIPRFFYNSVKLAVINVVGVLAVSSLAGFAFGRLRFPARNVLFVVLLATAMIPGIAYLIPQYIIFQQIGWVDTQLPLWVPRVFTPVFATFLMRQYFMSLPQELEDAARVDGAGTFTVFWRILLPETKPALGAIAIFTFLESWNDLFGPLIYINSRELQTLPVALAQFQNEYFSQITLLMAGATIAVLPVIVVYLVAQRQFIRGITLTGINR from the coding sequence ATGATAACGACCACTGAGATGCCGGCCAAGAGCACACGGGCCAGGGGCAGCAACATCAAGATCATGAACATCGTGCTGTACGTGTTGATGATCATCCTCGCACTCACTTTCATCCTGCCTCTGCTGTGGATGATCGGCGCCTCGTTGAAGGAGGAGGGCAAGGTCCTCAGCACGCCACCGACACTGTTCCCACTGCATCCGCAATGGAGCAACTACGCCCAGGTCTTCGACGTCATCCCGCGGTTCTTCTACAACAGTGTGAAACTTGCGGTGATCAACGTCGTCGGCGTCCTGGCGGTGTCGTCGCTGGCCGGGTTCGCCTTCGGACGGCTCCGCTTCCCTGCCAGGAATGTGCTGTTCGTCGTGTTGTTGGCGACCGCGATGATCCCCGGCATCGCCTACCTGATCCCGCAGTACATCATCTTCCAACAGATCGGTTGGGTGGACACCCAACTGCCGCTCTGGGTGCCGCGGGTCTTCACCCCGGTCTTCGCGACCTTCCTGATGCGGCAGTACTTCATGAGTCTGCCGCAGGAGTTGGAGGATGCTGCGCGGGTCGACGGCGCCGGTACCTTCACCGTGTTCTGGCGGATCTTGTTGCCGGAGACCAAACCGGCGCTCGGGGCGATCGCGATCTTCACGTTTCTGGAGTCCTGGAACGACCTGTTCGGCCCGTTGATCTACATCAATTCCCGTGAACTGCAGACCCTGCCGGTCGCGCTGGCCCAGTTCCAGAACGAATACTTCAGCCAGATCACCCTGCTGATGGCCGGCGCGACGATCGCCGTACTGCCGGTGATCGTGGTCTATCTGGTGGCGCAGCGGCAGTTCATCCGCGGCATCACCCTGACCGGCATCAACCGCTGA
- a CDS encoding carbohydrate ABC transporter permease: MTAVHSQARGLAGSAPGDPPVRRRRRGGWRRYEGLVYVAPVFLGIIAFQLIPILVSMYLSLADWNGINPPKFIGLKNFTEMFTNDPLYLSTLRNTLLFTLGAIPTTTVLAFVLALLCNRKVPGIAAFRAAYFAPFITNIVAIGYIWYWIYKPDQGVLNGLLSVVGIDGPAWLSSPNLALISVIVVSVWQGAGYPMVIFLAGLQGIPKDLYESASIDGASTTRQLFKITIPLMTPSIFFVLITQFITSFQVFGVIYIMTQGGPGNSTSVYIYYLYQVAFSFGRYGYAAAMAWVLFVILGVITLIQWRLQKRWVFYG, encoded by the coding sequence ATGACCGCCGTTCATTCCCAGGCCCGTGGACTGGCCGGGTCCGCACCGGGTGACCCGCCGGTCCGCCGACGCCGTCGAGGGGGCTGGCGGCGCTACGAGGGCCTGGTCTACGTAGCGCCGGTCTTCCTCGGCATTATTGCCTTCCAGCTGATCCCGATCCTGGTCTCGATGTATCTGTCGTTGGCCGACTGGAACGGGATCAACCCGCCGAAGTTCATCGGTCTGAAGAACTTCACCGAGATGTTCACCAACGACCCGCTGTATCTGTCGACGCTGCGGAACACGTTGCTGTTCACCCTCGGCGCGATCCCGACCACCACCGTGCTGGCCTTTGTGCTGGCGCTGTTGTGCAACCGCAAGGTGCCGGGCATCGCGGCGTTCCGGGCAGCGTACTTCGCTCCGTTCATCACCAATATCGTGGCGATCGGCTACATCTGGTATTGGATCTACAAGCCGGACCAGGGTGTGTTGAACGGGCTGCTCTCGGTGGTCGGCATTGACGGGCCGGCCTGGCTGTCCAGCCCCAACCTGGCGCTGATCTCGGTGATCGTGGTCAGTGTCTGGCAGGGTGCCGGCTACCCGATGGTGATCTTCCTGGCAGGCCTGCAGGGCATTCCGAAGGATCTCTACGAATCGGCCAGCATCGACGGCGCCAGCACCACCAGGCAGCTGTTCAAGATCACCATCCCACTGATGACGCCGAGCATCTTCTTCGTCCTGATCACCCAGTTCATCACCTCGTTCCAGGTGTTCGGAGTGATCTACATCATGACCCAGGGTGGGCCCGGAAACAGCACCAGTGTCTACATCTACTACCTGTACCAGGTGGCCTTCTCGTTCGGCCGATACGGCTACGCGGCGGCGATGGCGTGGGTGCTGTTCGTCATCCTGGGCGTCATCACCCTGATCCAATGGAGATTGCAGAAGCGGTGGGTGTTCTACGGATGA